The nucleotide sequence TACAACAGCACCGTAACGCTCACCTATGTTGCTGGCAACGAGTCCGATCAGAAAAAACTGTCGGACTGGTACAACGACTGCCACCCCGACTCGTTTACGGGGGGGGCTTCGAAGGCAATGGATAGCCGCAAAACAGGCTCGCTGGTGATTTACGATCCCAACGGCAGTGAGGCCATGCGGTTCAACTATACGGATCTGTTCCCCGGCACTAAAAAACAGATCGGCAGTCTGTCGGTGGACAGTGGCGGTCAACTGGCTGAAGATACGCTGGAGCTATACTTCACCAAGGTTGTGCGGGCCGC is from Synechococcus sp. PCC 7336 and encodes:
- a CDS encoding phage tail protein; this encodes MVQYLTSSKFYFEIDGITSLLVKTVTGPEIEMEVAGGDAPIGVTKDAKTQTQAVVGGVKYNSTVTLTYVAGNESDQKKLSDWYNDCHPDSFTGGASKAMDSRKTGSLVIYDPNGSEAMRFNYTDLFPGTKKQIGSLSVDSGGQLAEDTLELYFTKVVRAA